In Motacilla alba alba isolate MOTALB_02 chromosome 21, Motacilla_alba_V1.0_pri, whole genome shotgun sequence, the following are encoded in one genomic region:
- the LOC119710470 gene encoding leucine-rich repeat extensin-like protein 5, whose protein sequence is MLQSFPTPSSEPFSPALVLLFHKQTGFGLSQLPFGAPGQLPSSPDPPKETFASALLLLQNLPLPLQVHFQALPLSQALSSCSPTGPCSTHLPRAALGSWLAPGDPPPPEHLLTLGRALSPPNPPGGSSPWSTCRRTLTAALAPTRPHPSTPLAPPDLLHSSLPSLIPSLPGLLLISLSPSHCPWAPPYLCIIIPLFHVPVPSLPGLLVVSRSLPDLPGPIPSLHILTPSLPGLLLISLASFHCSLAPSHHSLGSSYLPVLIPFLLGTLLISLSPSHRSLFSSWSPHPFHITPCTHLPGLITPWALLTSCCPRVPLCTLAGACSPTSPFMFAARSQTQLGAAQ, encoded by the exons ATGCTCCAGAGCTTCCCCACacccagctcagagcccttctCTCCTGCCCTGGTTCTTCTCTTCCACAAACAAACAGGTTTTGGCCTCTCTCAGCTGCCCTTTGGTGCCCCTGGTCagcttccttcctctcctgacCCTCCCAAGGAAACATTTGCAAGTGCTCTGCTCTTGCTCCAAAACCTCCCATTACCTCTCCAAGTGCATTTCCAAGCCCTGCCTCTCTCCCaggctctctccagctgcagccccacagggccCTGCAGCACTCACCTCCCACGTGCTGCCCTGGGATCCTGGCTGGCTCCTGGTGATCCACCTCCCCCCGAGCATCTCCTCACCCTTGGGAGAGCCCTCTCACCACCCAACCCCCCGGGGGGGAGCAGCCCATGGAGCACCTGCAGAAGGACcctcactgcagccctggctcccacCCGGCCCCATCCCAGCACTCCCTTGGCTCCTCCTGATCTTCTGCACTCATCACTTCCTAGCCTCATTCCATCGCTCC CAGGGCTCCTCCTGATCTCCCTGtctccatcccactgcccctgGGCTCCTCCTTATCTCTGCATCATCATCCCATTGTTCCATGTCCCAGTCCCATCACTCCCAGGGCTCCTCGTTGTCTCCCGTTCTCTTCCTGATCTCCCTGGCCCCATCCCATCACTCCACATTCTCACTCCCTCACTCCCTGGACTCCTCCTGATCTCCTTGGCCTCATTCCATTGTTCCTTAGCCCCATCCCATCATTCCCTGGGTTCCTCCTATCTCCCTGTCCTCATCCCATTCCTCCTTGGGACCCTCctgatctctctctctccatcccaTCGTTCCCTGTTCTCCTCCTGGTCTCCCCATCCCTTTCACATCACTCCTTGCACTCATCTCCCTGGCCTCATCACTCCCTGGGCACTCCTGACGTCCTGCTGCCCTCGTGTTCCCCT